One Bradyrhizobium sp. ISRA464 genomic window carries:
- a CDS encoding alpha/beta hydrolase, whose protein sequence is MQLSVNGSDTFIATGGKPFDPSLPAVVMIHGAGFDSSTWALHSRWFAHHGFSVLAPDLPGHGRSSGKPLPTIAEMADWTAALITAAGAAKARLIGHSMGSLIALETSARHPDKVSGLALIGTAATMTVGPDLLKAAEANDATAIDMVSIWGLGFKAELGGSLAPGLWMHQGAQRVLQETKPGVLYNDLNACNAYQNALAAAAAVKVPATFILGERDMMTPAKAGKTLAAATPNARTVVLRGAGHMMMIEQPDELLAALR, encoded by the coding sequence ATGCAGCTTTCCGTCAACGGGTCGGACACCTTCATCGCCACCGGCGGCAAGCCGTTCGATCCGTCGCTGCCCGCGGTGGTGATGATCCACGGCGCCGGCTTCGATTCCTCGACCTGGGCGCTGCACAGCCGCTGGTTTGCCCATCACGGCTTCTCCGTGCTGGCGCCCGACCTGCCCGGCCATGGCCGCTCGTCCGGCAAGCCGCTGCCGACCATCGCCGAGATGGCCGACTGGACCGCAGCGCTGATCACGGCGGCCGGCGCGGCGAAGGCCCGGCTGATCGGCCACTCCATGGGCTCGCTGATCGCGCTCGAGACCTCCGCGCGGCATCCCGACAAGGTCTCCGGGCTTGCGCTGATCGGCACCGCCGCGACCATGACCGTCGGCCCCGATCTGCTGAAAGCCGCCGAAGCCAACGACGCCACCGCGATCGACATGGTCTCGATCTGGGGCCTCGGCTTCAAGGCCGAACTCGGCGGCAGCCTCGCGCCGGGCCTCTGGATGCACCAGGGCGCGCAACGGGTGCTGCAGGAGACCAAGCCCGGCGTACTGTACAACGACCTCAACGCCTGCAACGCCTACCAGAACGCGCTCGCTGCCGCGGCCGCGGTCAAGGTGCCCGCGACCTTCATCCTCGGCGAGCGCGACATGATGACTCCGGCCAAGGCCGGCAAGACGCTCGCCGCGGCGACGCCGAACGCCCGCACCGTGGTGCTGCGAGGTGCCGGCCACATGATGATGATCGAGCAGCCCGACGAGCTGCTGGCGGCGCTGCGGTAG
- a CDS encoding O-acetylhomoserine aminocarboxypropyltransferase — MPAPKPPAFETLSLHAGQRPDPATGSRAVPIYQTTSYVFQDADHAAALFNLERAGHIYTRISNPTTAVLEERIAALECGVGAICTASGMAAMHLAIATLLNAGDHIVASASLYGGTINLLAHTLPRFGITTTFVKPRALDEFRAAIKPNTRLVIGETIGNPGLEVLDIPAVARIAHDAKIPLLIDNTFATPYLSQPIELGADITMNSATKWMGGHGIAIGGVIVDGGRFDWRASGKFPQLTEPYTGYHGIVFDEQFGKAAFIMRARTEGLRDFGACLSPTNAFQLLQGIETLGVRMDRHMSNTHAVLDALAANKAVDWVLHPALETHPDHALAKKLLPRGAGSIVSFGIKGGRAAGKKFIESLKLISHLANVGDAKTLVIHPASTTHQQMDAEQLKAAGVGEELVRLSVGIETAEDIIDDLGQALRASQRT, encoded by the coding sequence ATGCCCGCACCCAAGCCGCCTGCCTTCGAAACCCTGAGCCTGCATGCCGGCCAGCGGCCTGATCCCGCGACCGGCTCGCGCGCGGTTCCGATCTATCAGACCACGTCCTACGTGTTCCAGGATGCGGACCACGCCGCCGCACTGTTCAACCTGGAGCGCGCCGGCCACATCTACACGCGCATCTCCAATCCGACGACCGCCGTGCTGGAGGAGCGCATCGCCGCGCTCGAATGCGGCGTCGGCGCGATCTGCACAGCGAGCGGGATGGCCGCGATGCATCTCGCGATCGCAACGCTGCTCAATGCCGGCGACCACATCGTCGCCTCCGCCTCGCTCTATGGCGGCACCATCAACCTGCTCGCGCATACGTTGCCGCGGTTCGGCATAACCACGACCTTCGTGAAGCCCCGCGCGCTGGACGAGTTCCGCGCCGCGATCAAGCCGAACACGCGGCTCGTCATCGGCGAAACCATCGGCAATCCCGGCCTCGAAGTGCTCGATATCCCGGCAGTGGCTAGAATCGCGCATGATGCGAAGATTCCGCTGCTGATCGACAACACTTTCGCGACGCCCTATCTCAGCCAGCCGATCGAGCTCGGCGCCGACATCACGATGAACTCGGCGACCAAATGGATGGGCGGCCACGGCATCGCGATCGGCGGCGTGATCGTCGATGGCGGCCGCTTCGACTGGCGCGCCTCCGGCAAGTTCCCGCAGCTCACCGAACCCTATACCGGCTATCACGGCATCGTCTTCGACGAGCAGTTCGGCAAGGCCGCCTTCATCATGCGCGCCCGCACCGAGGGCCTGCGCGACTTCGGCGCCTGCCTGTCGCCGACCAACGCCTTCCAGCTCCTGCAGGGCATCGAGACACTCGGCGTCCGCATGGACCGCCACATGAGCAACACCCATGCCGTGCTCGACGCCCTCGCCGCGAACAAGGCGGTCGACTGGGTGCTGCATCCGGCGCTGGAGACCCATCCGGATCATGCATTGGCCAAGAAGCTCCTGCCGCGCGGTGCCGGCTCGATCGTCAGCTTCGGCATCAAGGGCGGCCGCGCCGCCGGCAAGAAGTTCATCGAGTCGCTGAAGCTGATCAGCCATCTCGCCAATGTCGGCGACGCCAAGACGCTGGTGATCCACCCGGCCAGCACCACGCATCAGCAGATGGACGCCGAGCAGCTCAAGGCCGCCGGCGTCGGCGAGGAGCTGGTGCGGCTGTCGGTCGGCATCGAAACCGCTGAGGACATCATCGACGATCTCGGCCAGGCGCTGCGCGCCTCGCAAAGGACCTGA
- the pncB gene encoding nicotinate phosphoribosyltransferase: MTVTDIATRTYNHGWRLDPIVRSLLDTDFYKLLMQRMIRECYPDTHTTFSVINRSTHIKLAEVIDEGELRAQLDHARTIRFTKKELIWLAGNTFYGKTQMFSPDFINWLSTFRLPEYELRKVDGQYELHFHGPWTHTTMWEIPALAILNELRSRAATKVYGRFALDVLYARAKAKLWAKVERLRKLEGLRLSDFGTRRRHGFLWQRWCVEAVKEGLGPCFTGTSNVLLAMDNDLEAIGTNAHELPMVAAALANSDEELRWAPYRILDQWRHTYGGNLLIALPDAFGTKSFLRDAPEWVADWTGFRPDSAPAITAGEEIIKWWKQKGRDPKKKLLVFSDAMDVGSIEETFHHFKGRVRISFGWGTNLTNDFVGCAPDGSAELDPISIVCKVTSVDGRPAVKLSDNPEKATGIPSEVERYLRVFGNAGRVRTAVHV; encoded by the coding sequence ATGACGGTCACAGATATTGCAACCCGGACCTACAATCACGGCTGGCGGCTCGACCCGATCGTGCGCAGCCTGCTCGACACCGATTTCTATAAGCTGTTGATGCAGCGCATGATCCGGGAATGCTACCCGGACACGCACACGACCTTTTCGGTGATCAACCGCTCGACCCATATCAAGCTGGCCGAGGTCATCGACGAGGGCGAGCTCCGCGCCCAGCTCGACCATGCCCGCACCATCCGTTTCACCAAGAAGGAGCTGATCTGGCTCGCCGGTAACACGTTCTACGGCAAGACCCAGATGTTCTCGCCCGATTTCATCAACTGGCTCTCGACCTTCCGCCTGCCCGAATACGAGCTGAGGAAGGTCGACGGCCAGTATGAGCTGCATTTCCACGGGCCGTGGACCCACACCACGATGTGGGAAATCCCGGCGCTCGCGATCCTCAACGAGCTGCGCTCCCGCGCGGCGACCAAGGTCTACGGCCGCTTCGCGCTGGACGTGCTCTACGCCCGCGCCAAGGCCAAGCTGTGGGCCAAGGTCGAGCGGCTGCGCAAGCTGGAGGGCCTGCGCCTGTCCGATTTCGGCACCCGCCGCCGCCATGGTTTCCTGTGGCAGCGCTGGTGCGTCGAGGCGGTGAAGGAAGGCCTGGGTCCGTGCTTCACCGGCACCTCGAACGTCCTGCTCGCGATGGACAACGACCTCGAGGCGATCGGCACCAACGCGCATGAGCTGCCGATGGTCGCCGCCGCGCTCGCCAATTCCGACGAGGAGCTGCGCTGGGCGCCCTATCGCATTCTCGACCAGTGGCGTCACACCTACGGCGGCAACCTCCTGATCGCCCTGCCCGACGCGTTCGGCACCAAGTCGTTCCTGCGCGATGCGCCGGAATGGGTCGCCGACTGGACCGGCTTTCGTCCCGACAGCGCACCGGCGATCACGGCGGGCGAAGAGATCATCAAGTGGTGGAAGCAGAAGGGCCGCGATCCAAAGAAGAAGCTCTTGGTCTTCTCCGACGCGATGGATGTCGGCTCGATCGAGGAGACGTTCCATCACTTCAAGGGACGCGTCCGCATCAGCTTCGGCTGGGGCACCAACCTCACCAACGATTTCGTCGGCTGCGCGCCCGACGGCTCCGCCGAGCTCGACCCGATCTCGATCGTCTGCAAGGTGACGTCGGTCGACGGCCGGCCCGCCGTGAAACTCTCCGACAACCCGGAGAAGGCGACCGGCATCCCCTCCGAGGTCGAGCGCTATTTGCGCGTGTTCGGCAATGCCGGCCGCGTTCGCACCGCAGTTCACGTCTAA
- a CDS encoding molybdopterin cofactor-binding domain-containing protein, producing the protein MTAPRSTEQRPRGSLSVVRPSIPDADGAFETFITITADGAVNAYNGHVDLGTGIRTALGQIVAEELDVSFARVVVVLGDTAVVPNQGATIASETIQITAIPLRKAAAQARHFLVSRAAERLELPVDDLSIEDGLIRGKDNRSVSYGELIADETIRLELADDVPVKAVSAYSIVGKSVPRVDLPAKATGELVYVHDVRLPGMLHGRVVRPPYAGVDAGPFVGTSLIAVDEASVRDIPGIVAVVRIGDFVGVVAEREENAIKAAAQLKVSWKPGPALTDLGDVEKALRANPSTPRQLIDKGDVDAAIKAAAKPMQRTYVWPYQMHGSIGPSCAVADCSDGAIRVWSGTQNPHILRGDLALLIERPEAEIDVIRMEAAGCYGRNCADDVSADALLLSRAVGRPVRVQLTREQEHAWEPKGTAQLMDVNGGLNADGSVAGYDFATRYPSNGAPTLALLLTGRIAPEAAVFEMGDRTAIPPYDYENMRVVANDMPPIVRASWLRGVSALPNTFAHESYIDELAAEAEVDPIEYRLRYLKDKRAIDLVNAVAERAGWTPRPVRKEPESEGDIVRGRGFAYALYVHSKFPGYGAAWSAWIADVAVNKATGDVSVTRVVAGQDSGLMINPEGVRHQIEGNVIQSTSRALMEEVSFERGAVTAREWGAYPIIKFPDVPKIDVLMLPRQDQPPLGVGESASVPSAAAIANAIYDATGVRFRELPFTQERILKGLRGEQPGDPAPLPRPAPTTPLDRWRNPFAKRGGILAGIAAACAAVIGIGAAMLPWRAIAPIARPDASVYSAATIGRGKELAALGACAVCHTSDGGVLNAGGRPLETPFGTIYTTNITPDVDTGIGTWSYPAFERAMREGIHRDGRHLYPAFPYTHFARADDADLQALYAYLMAQAPVGAKTPKNELAFPFNLRPLLAGWNALFHQTGPFRPDPAKSKAWNRGAYLIEGLGHCSACHSPRNALGAEQQGAYLAGGFAEGWEAPALTSLSRAPIPWTEDELYAYLRIGESRFHGVAAGPMAPVVKELAALPDRDIRAMAVYLASFSERATDRPAHEALAARLEAATAVTTAASTGGRIYQGACAVCHEVGGPPLFGSRPSLALNSNLHSDTPDNLIQVILHGIAKPAVTDLGYMPAFKDSMTDGQVAELVSFLRRQFAPDRPEWADIAKTVGRIRQNIAR; encoded by the coding sequence ATGACGGCGCCGAGGTCAACAGAGCAACGCCCGCGCGGCTCGCTGTCGGTCGTTCGTCCCTCGATACCGGACGCGGACGGCGCATTCGAGACCTTCATCACCATCACCGCCGACGGCGCGGTGAACGCATATAACGGTCACGTCGATCTCGGCACCGGCATCCGCACCGCGCTTGGGCAGATCGTCGCCGAAGAGCTCGACGTCTCCTTTGCCCGCGTCGTCGTTGTGCTCGGCGACACCGCCGTGGTTCCGAACCAGGGCGCGACGATCGCGAGCGAGACGATCCAGATCACGGCCATTCCCCTGCGCAAGGCCGCAGCTCAAGCGCGACATTTCCTGGTCTCGCGCGCAGCCGAGCGACTGGAATTGCCGGTCGATGATCTCTCGATCGAAGACGGCCTGATCCGCGGCAAGGACAATCGCAGCGTCAGCTACGGCGAGTTGATTGCGGATGAGACCATCCGGCTTGAGCTGGCAGACGACGTTCCCGTCAAGGCCGTGAGCGCTTATTCCATCGTCGGCAAGTCGGTGCCGCGCGTCGACCTGCCCGCGAAAGCCACCGGCGAATTGGTCTACGTCCACGACGTCCGCTTGCCCGGCATGCTGCACGGGCGCGTTGTCCGTCCGCCCTATGCCGGCGTCGATGCCGGCCCGTTCGTCGGCACCAGCCTGATCGCGGTCGACGAGGCTTCGGTGCGCGACATTCCTGGCATCGTCGCGGTGGTGCGGATCGGCGATTTCGTCGGCGTAGTCGCGGAGCGCGAGGAGAACGCGATCAAGGCGGCGGCTCAGCTCAAGGTGAGCTGGAAGCCGGGACCGGCGCTGACCGATCTCGGCGATGTCGAGAAAGCATTGCGCGCCAATCCGTCGACGCCGCGCCAGTTGATCGACAAGGGCGACGTCGACGCTGCGATCAAGGCGGCCGCCAAGCCGATGCAGCGGACCTATGTCTGGCCCTACCAGATGCACGGCTCGATCGGCCCCTCCTGCGCGGTCGCCGATTGCAGCGATGGCGCGATCCGCGTCTGGTCCGGCACGCAGAACCCGCACATCCTGCGCGGCGATCTCGCGCTGCTGATCGAGCGGCCCGAGGCCGAGATCGACGTGATCAGGATGGAGGCGGCCGGCTGCTACGGCCGCAACTGCGCCGACGACGTCTCCGCCGATGCGCTGCTGCTGTCGCGCGCGGTCGGTCGCCCCGTACGCGTCCAGCTCACCCGCGAGCAGGAGCACGCCTGGGAGCCGAAGGGCACGGCGCAGCTGATGGACGTCAATGGCGGGCTCAACGCCGACGGCAGCGTCGCCGGTTACGACTTTGCCACGCGCTATCCTTCGAACGGCGCGCCGACGCTGGCGCTGCTGCTGACCGGACGGATCGCGCCTGAAGCGGCCGTGTTCGAGATGGGCGACCGCACCGCGATTCCGCCCTACGACTACGAAAATATGCGCGTGGTCGCCAACGACATGCCGCCGATCGTCCGCGCGTCCTGGCTCCGCGGCGTCTCGGCGCTGCCCAACACGTTTGCCCATGAGTCCTATATCGACGAGCTTGCCGCCGAAGCCGAAGTCGATCCGATCGAGTACCGCCTGCGCTATCTGAAAGACAAACGCGCGATCGATCTCGTCAACGCGGTCGCCGAGCGCGCGGGCTGGACGCCGCGCCCGGTTCGCAAGGAGCCGGAGTCCGAAGGCGACATCGTTCGCGGCCGCGGCTTCGCCTATGCGCTCTATGTGCACAGCAAGTTTCCCGGCTACGGCGCGGCATGGTCGGCGTGGATCGCCGACGTTGCCGTCAACAAGGCGACCGGCGATGTCAGCGTGACGCGCGTCGTCGCCGGTCAGGACTCCGGATTGATGATCAATCCGGAAGGCGTGCGGCATCAGATCGAGGGCAACGTCATCCAGTCGACCAGCCGCGCGCTGATGGAGGAAGTCTCCTTTGAGCGCGGCGCGGTGACCGCGCGGGAATGGGGCGCCTACCCGATCATCAAATTCCCCGACGTACCCAAGATCGACGTGCTGATGCTGCCGCGGCAGGATCAGCCGCCGCTCGGCGTCGGCGAGTCAGCTTCCGTGCCGAGCGCCGCTGCGATCGCGAATGCGATCTATGACGCGACCGGGGTGCGCTTCCGCGAGTTGCCGTTCACGCAGGAACGCATCCTGAAGGGATTGCGCGGCGAGCAACCCGGTGATCCTGCTCCGCTCCCTCGGCCCGCGCCAACGACTCCCCTCGACCGATGGCGAAATCCGTTCGCCAAGCGGGGCGGCATCCTTGCCGGCATTGCGGCCGCCTGCGCCGCGGTCATCGGCATCGGCGCGGCCATGCTGCCCTGGCGTGCGATCGCGCCGATCGCCCGGCCCGACGCATCGGTTTATTCGGCGGCGACGATCGGCCGCGGCAAGGAGCTGGCGGCGCTCGGCGCCTGCGCGGTGTGCCACACCTCCGATGGCGGAGTTCTGAACGCCGGCGGTCGGCCTCTGGAGACGCCATTCGGCACGATCTACACCACCAACATCACGCCCGACGTCGACACCGGCATCGGCACCTGGTCCTATCCCGCCTTCGAGCGCGCGATGCGCGAGGGCATCCATCGCGACGGGCGGCACCTCTATCCCGCATTTCCCTACACGCATTTTGCCAGAGCTGATGATGCCGACCTGCAGGCGCTCTACGCCTACCTGATGGCGCAGGCGCCGGTCGGCGCCAAGACACCGAAGAACGAGCTGGCGTTTCCGTTCAACCTGCGTCCGTTGCTTGCCGGATGGAACGCGCTGTTCCATCAGACAGGCCCATTCCGGCCCGATCCCGCAAAGTCCAAGGCGTGGAATCGCGGCGCCTATCTGATCGAGGGGCTCGGCCATTGCAGCGCCTGCCACTCGCCACGCAATGCGCTCGGCGCAGAGCAGCAGGGCGCCTATCTCGCCGGCGGCTTTGCCGAGGGCTGGGAGGCGCCGGCGCTGACCTCACTGTCGAGGGCGCCGATCCCCTGGACCGAGGACGAGCTGTACGCCTATTTGCGCATAGGCGAGTCCCGCTTCCACGGCGTCGCCGCGGGGCCGATGGCACCGGTCGTGAAGGAGCTCGCCGCGCTGCCCGACAGGGACATCCGCGCGATGGCGGTCTACCTTGCCTCATTCAGCGAGAGAGCAACCGATCGGCCGGCCCATGAGGCCCTGGCCGCACGGCTCGAAGCCGCCACCGCGGTGACCACGGCCGCTTCGACCGGCGGGCGGATCTATCAGGGCGCCTGCGCAGTCTGCCACGAGGTCGGCGGACCGCCGCTGTTCGGCAGCCGGCCGTCGCTGGCGCTGAACAGCAATCTGCACAGCGACACGCCGGACAATTTGATCCAGGTGATCCTGCACGGCATCGCCAAGCCGGCGGTCACCGATCTCGGCTATATGCCGGCCTTCAAGGACAGCATGACCGACGGCCAGGTCGCCGAGCTTGTCTCCTTCCTCAGGCGGCAATTCGCCCCGGACAGGCCGGAATGGGCAGATATTGCCAAAACGGTCGGCCGTATCCGCCAGAACATAGCGCGCTGA
- a CDS encoding (2Fe-2S)-binding protein, translated as MRLTVNGRNHDVDAAPDTALLYVLRNDLELNGPKYGCGLGECGACAVLIDGVAARACVIPIEGCVGRNIVTLEGLGTREHPDPVQDAFIREQAAQCGYCLNGMIITTKALLTRNPRPSEHEVREALRYNLCRCGAHIEIIRAAMHAAGHSLEARD; from the coding sequence ATGCGCCTGACCGTGAACGGCAGGAATCATGATGTCGACGCTGCTCCCGACACCGCATTGCTCTACGTGCTGCGCAACGATCTCGAACTGAACGGACCGAAATACGGCTGCGGGCTCGGCGAGTGCGGGGCCTGCGCGGTGCTGATCGACGGTGTCGCCGCGCGCGCCTGCGTGATTCCGATCGAAGGCTGCGTGGGCCGCAACATCGTCACGCTCGAAGGCCTCGGCACGCGCGAGCATCCTGATCCCGTGCAGGATGCTTTCATTCGCGAACAGGCCGCGCAATGCGGCTACTGCCTCAACGGCATGATCATCACCACCAAGGCGCTGCTCACGCGCAATCCGCGCCCCTCCGAGCATGAGGTGCGGGAGGCGCTGCGTTACAATCTCTGCCGCTGCGGCGCGCACATCGAGATCATCCGTGCCGCGATGCACGCCGCCGGACATTCGCTCGAGGCGCGCGATTGA
- a CDS encoding 6-hydroxynicotinate reductase — MADTMTVTAGDKIRCDACPVMCYIKPGAAGACDRYANQDGTLVRVDPHVVLERTVSHGGKLVPFQVSGDWDGKIVRQPDIFVTAIGAGTTYPDYKPAPFIVSSEVDGVDMVTVVTEGIFSYCGVKVKIDTDRYLGPETAAVRADGEAVGHVTTSEYGSQMLSLGGVHHLTGGSKKEGRVTCDTLMDLSNCKAVELTIDGGATVVVQAGKPPIVNGVAEERMRVGCGSATIGMFAKQWHGKVDEVVVVDDHITGVLSEHQAGKLLDIADTGIKMKGRRSTPGRYFQVAEPGTGWGGTNISDPLSILGPFNPKEARPGLTMLMVSTTGEHASYYVLDEALRPVETEMPADLRFSVERIQENCEPALCTVLFMGGAGGSLRAGVTDNPVRLTRSVKDALTRVTSGGAPVYVWPGGGITFMVDVTQMPAGAFGYVPTPALVAPIEFTMKLSDYAALGGHMDYVRPLSSLRDTAEVRPMPYLPGRRA, encoded by the coding sequence ATGGCTGACACAATGACGGTCACTGCCGGCGACAAGATCCGCTGCGATGCCTGCCCGGTGATGTGCTACATCAAGCCGGGCGCGGCCGGGGCTTGCGACCGCTATGCCAACCAAGATGGTACGTTGGTTCGCGTCGATCCGCATGTCGTGCTGGAGCGCACCGTGTCGCATGGCGGCAAGCTGGTGCCGTTCCAGGTGAGCGGCGACTGGGACGGCAAGATCGTCCGCCAGCCCGATATCTTCGTCACCGCGATCGGCGCGGGAACCACCTATCCGGATTACAAGCCGGCGCCCTTCATCGTGTCGTCGGAGGTCGACGGCGTCGACATGGTCACCGTCGTGACCGAGGGCATTTTCTCGTATTGCGGCGTCAAGGTGAAGATCGACACCGACCGCTATCTCGGCCCCGAAACGGCGGCCGTTCGCGCGGACGGCGAGGCGGTCGGGCACGTCACGACCAGCGAATATGGCTCGCAGATGCTCTCGCTCGGCGGCGTGCATCATCTGACCGGCGGCTCGAAGAAGGAAGGCCGCGTCACCTGCGACACGCTGATGGACCTCTCCAATTGCAAGGCGGTGGAGCTGACGATCGACGGCGGCGCCACGGTGGTCGTGCAGGCCGGCAAGCCACCGATCGTCAACGGCGTGGCCGAGGAGCGCATGCGGGTCGGCTGCGGCTCGGCGACGATCGGCATGTTCGCCAAGCAGTGGCACGGCAAGGTCGACGAGGTCGTGGTGGTCGACGACCACATCACCGGCGTGCTCAGCGAGCATCAGGCCGGCAAGCTGCTCGACATCGCCGACACCGGCATCAAGATGAAAGGCCGGCGTTCGACGCCTGGCCGCTACTTCCAGGTCGCCGAGCCCGGCACGGGGTGGGGCGGCACCAATATCTCCGACCCGCTGTCGATCCTCGGGCCCTTCAACCCGAAGGAGGCGCGGCCCGGACTGACCATGCTGATGGTCTCGACCACGGGCGAGCATGCCTCCTACTACGTGCTCGACGAAGCGCTGAGACCGGTCGAGACCGAGATGCCCGCTGACCTCCGGTTTTCGGTCGAGCGCATCCAGGAGAATTGCGAGCCGGCGCTGTGCACCGTGCTGTTCATGGGCGGCGCGGGCGGATCGCTGCGCGCCGGCGTCACCGATAACCCGGTGCGGTTGACACGCTCGGTGAAGGACGCGCTGACGCGGGTGACCAGCGGCGGCGCGCCGGTGTACGTCTGGCCGGGCGGCGGCATCACCTTCATGGTCGACGTCACGCAGATGCCGGCCGGCGCCTTCGGCTATGTGCCGACGCCGGCGCTGGTGGCGCCGATAGAGTTCACGATGAAACTGTCCGACTATGCGGCACTCGGCGGCCACATGGATTATGTCCGGCCGCTGTCCTCTTTAAGGGACACCGCCGAGGTTCGGCCGATGCCTTATCTTCCCGGGCGGCGCGCATGA
- a CDS encoding UPF0280 family protein — protein sequence MTRLPQIALLPDGKRLHLQDGPIDLIIEAKGGDANVRAAYQAAAQRFTGLLDELCAELALLRSAADLRHCAPKGVVARRMHAAVAPFAADCFITPMAAVAGSVAEEILGAMLRAAPLDRAYVNNGGDIALHLTGGEQFTVGLMDRPDRHGVMRTMTIDAGMPVRGVATSGRHGRSFSLGIADAVTVLARSASQADAAATVIANAVDLPGHPAIVRVPANELQPDSDLGARLVTRDVGQLSEAEVEQALEAGVKQAQDLLMSGLIEGAALRLLGETRLVGATGGEAPASHAFQKPTIANMLQA from the coding sequence ATGACCCGGCTCCCGCAAATTGCGCTTCTTCCTGACGGCAAGCGGCTGCATTTGCAGGACGGTCCCATTGATCTGATCATCGAGGCGAAGGGCGGCGATGCAAACGTCCGCGCCGCCTATCAGGCCGCGGCGCAGCGGTTCACAGGCTTGCTCGACGAACTCTGTGCCGAGCTCGCCTTGCTGCGTAGCGCAGCCGATCTCCGGCATTGTGCGCCGAAGGGCGTGGTTGCGCGGCGCATGCATGCGGCAGTCGCGCCGTTTGCCGCCGACTGCTTCATCACGCCGATGGCGGCGGTGGCTGGCTCCGTCGCCGAAGAAATCCTCGGTGCGATGCTGCGGGCGGCGCCGCTCGACCGCGCCTATGTCAACAATGGCGGCGACATCGCGCTGCATCTGACCGGTGGCGAACAGTTCACCGTCGGCCTGATGGACCGGCCGGACCGTCATGGCGTGATGCGCACCATGACCATCGATGCCGGCATGCCGGTCCGCGGTGTCGCGACCAGCGGTCGCCACGGCCGCAGCTTCTCGCTCGGCATTGCCGACGCCGTCACGGTGTTGGCGCGAAGCGCGTCGCAGGCCGATGCCGCCGCGACCGTGATCGCCAATGCCGTCGATCTCCCTGGCCATCCCGCGATTGTCCGTGTTCCTGCCAATGAACTGCAGCCGGACAGCGATCTGGGTGCGCGGCTTGTGACCCGTGACGTCGGACAATTGTCGGAGGCCGAGGTCGAGCAGGCGCTGGAGGCAGGCGTCAAGCAGGCGCAAGACCTCCTGATGTCGGGATTGATCGAGGGCGCGGCATTGCGTCTACTGGGTGAAACACGGCTGGTCGGTGCAACTGGGGGCGAGGCGCCGGCATCGCACGCGTTTCAAAAACCAACGATAGCAAACATGCTGCAGGCATGA
- a CDS encoding amino acid synthesis family protein, with product MSAVIRKIVTVVEETHLEMGKTIAPPTRRAAAIAVIENPFAGRYVEDLSPLIAIGEELGEMLAKRAVAALGIDGAKAHSYGKAAAVGENGELEHAAAILHPKMGAPVRKVLSKGAALIPSSKKRSGPGTTLDIPLGHKDAAFVRSHFDGMEVQINDAPRANEIMVAVAVTDSGRPLPRVGGLTVSEIKGEDGLR from the coding sequence ATGAGCGCCGTCATTCGCAAGATCGTCACCGTGGTCGAGGAAACCCATCTGGAGATGGGCAAGACCATCGCACCGCCGACCCGGCGGGCGGCCGCGATCGCCGTGATCGAGAACCCCTTCGCCGGCCGCTATGTCGAGGATCTGTCGCCGCTGATCGCGATTGGCGAGGAGCTTGGCGAAATGCTCGCGAAGCGGGCAGTGGCCGCGCTCGGCATCGACGGGGCCAAGGCGCATAGCTACGGAAAGGCCGCCGCCGTCGGCGAAAATGGCGAGCTGGAGCATGCGGCTGCGATCTTGCATCCGAAGATGGGCGCGCCGGTGCGGAAAGTGCTTTCCAAGGGCGCGGCGTTGATTCCTTCGTCGAAGAAGCGCTCCGGTCCGGGCACGACGCTGGATATTCCGCTCGGCCACAAGGACGCTGCCTTCGTGCGCAGCCATTTCGACGGCATGGAGGTGCAGATCAACGACGCACCGCGCGCCAACGAGATCATGGTCGCGGTTGCCGTGACCGACAGCGGACGGCCGCTGCCGCGCGTCGGCGGGCTCACGGTTTCTGAGATCAAGGGCGAAGACGGATTGCGATAA